The following are from one region of the Cyclopterus lumpus isolate fCycLum1 chromosome 21, fCycLum1.pri, whole genome shotgun sequence genome:
- the LOC117750893 gene encoding granzyme B-like isoform X2, with protein MYLFPGASESGIVGGRVAKPHSRPYMASLQFYDQHLCGGMLIREDFVLTAAHCKQPLPLTVVLGAHDISKKEKSQQRIQVTKYHQHPKFTGEYDYDIMLLELKDNATLTRYVKAIGLPKKDGKIPANINCAVAGWGQTGVNKPSSNVLKETTEEMQFSFECQALWKEYFNSQHMICTKFDKRKGGICQGDSGGPLICNSKPQGITAFTLKGDCNNPKYPHVFTKVNFFLPWIKKVMKGLGNFA; from the exons atgtatttatttccag GGGCCTCTGAGAGTGGCATAGTGGGCGGGAGGGTCGCGAAGCCTCATTCCAGGCCCTACATGGCATCTCTCCAGTTTTACGATCAACATTTATGTGGCGGAATGCTGATTCGGGAGGACTTTGTTTTAACAGCAGCACACTGCAAACA ACCTCTGCCATTGACGGTGGTACTTGGAGCACACGACATaagcaagaaagagaaaagtcAGCAACGGATCCAAGTGACCAAGTACCACCAACACCCGAAATTCACTGGAGAATACGATTACGATATCATGTTGCTTGAG TTAAAAGACAACGCCACACTGACAAGGTATGTGAAGGCCATTGGACTACCTAAGAAAGATGGAAAAATCCCAGCCAACATCAACTGTGCCGTCGCTGGCTGGGGCCAAACCGGTGTCAATAAGCCATCTTCCAATGTACTGAAGGAGACCACGGAGGAAATGCAATTCAGCTTCGAGTGCCAAGCTTTATGGAAAGAATACTTCAATTCTCAGCACATGATTTGCACCAAATTTGACAAACGGAAGGGAGGGATTTGCCAG GGGGATTCCGGGGGACCTCTTATCTGCAACAGTAAACCTCAGGGTATAACAGCTTTTACCCTGAAAGGAGATTGCAATAATCCCAAATATCCCCATGTCTTCACTAAAGTCAATTTCTTTCTCCCCTGGATTAAGAAAGTAATGAAGGGATTGGGGAATTTTGCATGA
- the LOC117750893 gene encoding granzyme B(G,H)-like isoform X1 gives MVRALPATVFIFYTSTMIHTCYVITFLQLLSLTGASESGIVGGRVAKPHSRPYMASLQFYDQHLCGGMLIREDFVLTAAHCKQPLPLTVVLGAHDISKKEKSQQRIQVTKYHQHPKFTGEYDYDIMLLELKDNATLTRYVKAIGLPKKDGKIPANINCAVAGWGQTGVNKPSSNVLKETTEEMQFSFECQALWKEYFNSQHMICTKFDKRKGGICQGDSGGPLICNSKPQGITAFTLKGDCNNPKYPHVFTKVNFFLPWIKKVMKGLGNFA, from the exons ATGGTGAGAGCACTTCCGGCCACAGTGTTCATCTTCTACACATCGACCATGATCCACACATGCTACGTTATAACTTTCTTGCAGCTGCTCTCCCTCACTG GGGCCTCTGAGAGTGGCATAGTGGGCGGGAGGGTCGCGAAGCCTCATTCCAGGCCCTACATGGCATCTCTCCAGTTTTACGATCAACATTTATGTGGCGGAATGCTGATTCGGGAGGACTTTGTTTTAACAGCAGCACACTGCAAACA ACCTCTGCCATTGACGGTGGTACTTGGAGCACACGACATaagcaagaaagagaaaagtcAGCAACGGATCCAAGTGACCAAGTACCACCAACACCCGAAATTCACTGGAGAATACGATTACGATATCATGTTGCTTGAG TTAAAAGACAACGCCACACTGACAAGGTATGTGAAGGCCATTGGACTACCTAAGAAAGATGGAAAAATCCCAGCCAACATCAACTGTGCCGTCGCTGGCTGGGGCCAAACCGGTGTCAATAAGCCATCTTCCAATGTACTGAAGGAGACCACGGAGGAAATGCAATTCAGCTTCGAGTGCCAAGCTTTATGGAAAGAATACTTCAATTCTCAGCACATGATTTGCACCAAATTTGACAAACGGAAGGGAGGGATTTGCCAG GGGGATTCCGGGGGACCTCTTATCTGCAACAGTAAACCTCAGGGTATAACAGCTTTTACCCTGAAAGGAGATTGCAATAATCCCAAATATCCCCATGTCTTCACTAAAGTCAATTTCTTTCTCCCCTGGATTAAGAAAGTAATGAAGGGATTGGGGAATTTTGCATGA
- the LOC117750288 gene encoding UDP-glucuronosyltransferase-like produces MSSGVCFPALGLVAWLCCLRLGPVQGGKVLVVPVDGSHWLSMKILVKELTHRGHEALVLVPESSLLIHGSDSYKTKIYQVPFTKAQLDGVFKQLKDGVFVKQPEITDLFINVQRLVNFTSMQVKACESLLNNQPLMSELKEGGFDLVLTDPFLPCGSILAHVFSIPAVYFLRGLTCELDSKANQCPTPPSYVPAFFTGNTDIMTFPQRVKNMIMFIVQSYMCNVIYYHFEDLVSRYLENMTYKGLLSNGAIWLHRYDFTFEWPKPIMPNMVFIGGINCELKAPLPADLKEFVDGSGDAGFIVFTMGSMVSNMPEKKAMQFFDAFRQIPQRVVWRYTGVLPEDVPKNVRLMKWLPQNDLLAHPKAKVFITHGGTHGIYESICNAVPMLMFPLFGDQGDNVHRMVSRGVAEKLAIYDMTTDTLLVALNNIINDKSYKEKMVTLSQIHLDRPVQPLDLAVFWTEFVMRHKGAAHLRVAAHDLNWIQYHSLDVIGFFAIVLITVLWMTVKCCLICTRMCFRKGAPKRKKE; encoded by the exons ATGAGCAGCGGGGTGTGTTTTCCTGCACTGGGGCTGGTGGCCTGGCTGTGCTGCCTCAGACTGGGACCTGTTCAAGGAGGGAAGGTGCTGGTTGTGCCTGTGGATGGGAGTCACTGGCTTAGCATGAAGATACTGGTGAAGGAGCTTACCCACAGGGGCCATGAGGCGTTGGTGCTGGTGCCTGAAAGCAGCCTGTTGATCCATGGCTCAGACAGCTACAAGACTAAGATCTACCAAGTGCCCTTCACCAAAGCCCAACTGGATGGAGTATTCAAGCAGCTGAAGGATGGAGTTTTCGTCAAGCAACCAGAAATCACAGATTTGTTTATCAATGTGCAGCGTTTGGTTAACTTTACATCGATGCAGGTGAAAGCCTGCGAGAGTTTACTGAACAACCAGCCTCTAATGAGTGAACTGAAGGAAGGGGGCTTCGATCTTGTGCTTACAGACCCCTTCCTTCCCTGCGGCTCCATCCTGGCTCATGTCTTTTCCATTCCAGCTGTTTATTTCCTGCGTGGACTTACATGTGAGCTGGACTCAAAGGCTAACCAGTGCCCCACTCCTCCTTCTTACGTCCCTGCGTTCTTCACTGGTAATACAGACATCATGACCTTCCCACAGAGAGTCAAAAACATGATTATGTTCATTGTGCAGTCCTACATGTGCAACGTCATCTATTACCACTTTGAGGATCTGGTCAGCAGGTACCTAGAGAACATGACCTACAAGGGCCTTCTTAGTAATGGCGCAATCTGGCTTCACAGATATGACTTTACTTTTGAATGGCCCAAACCTATCATGCCAAACATGGTTTTTATTGGAGGGATCAATTGTGAACTGAAAGCTCCTCTGCCAGCG gaCTTAAAGGAGTTTGTGGATGGCTCAGGAGACGCCGGCTTTATCGTCTTTACCATGGGCTCCATGGTATCCAACATGCCAGAGAAGAAGGCTATGCAGTTCTTTGATGCCTTTCGGCAAATTCCTCAAAGG GTTGTTTGGAGATACACTGGAGTCTTACCTGAAGATGTACCCAAGAATGTGAGACTTATGAAGTGGTTACCTCAGAATGATCTCCTCG CCCATCCCAAAGCTAAAGTCTTCATCACTCACGGAGGTACCCATGGTATCTATGAGAGTATCTGCAATGCTGTACCCATGTTGATGTTTCCACTGTTTGGGGACCAGGGGGACAACGTACATCGTATGGTGTCCCGAGGTGTTGCAGAGAAGCTCGCAATTTATGATATGACAACTGATACCCTTTTGGTTGCACTTAATAATATCATCAATGACAAAAG TTACAAAGAGAAGATGGTGACGCTGTCTCAGATACACCTGGACCGCCCTGTCCAGCCTTTGGACCTGGCTGTCTTCTGGACGGAGTTCGTCATGAGACACAAAGGAGCTGCACATTTAAGGGTCGCTGCACATGACCTGAACTGGATTCAGTACCACAGCCTGGATGTCATCGGCTTTTTTGCCATCGTTCTCATCACCGTTCTGTGGATGACAGTGAAATGCTGCTTGATCTGCACTCGCATGTGTTTCAGAAAGGGGGCtccaaagagaaagaaagagtag